In Aspergillus flavus chromosome 3, complete sequence, one genomic interval encodes:
- a CDS encoding diadenosine and diphosphoinositol polyphosphate phosphohydrolase (nudix/MutT family protein), with the protein MVDQTRSMESRTGRKNQRYGSKGERLVAGVVPLSTDKSQVLMIQSAGRGGWVLPKGGWETDEETAQQAACREAWEEGGIICTVLRDLGMIPDMRPSTLLTSHAPKASYQFFEVIVDREEAQWPEMHKRKRQWVSYAQAAAALASRPELLEALNRSSMKR; encoded by the exons ATGGTGGATCAAACTCGGTCAATGGAGTCCCGGACAGGACGGAAAAACCAAC GATATGGATCGAAAGGCGAACGTCTTGTAGCCGGTGTGGTTCCCTTGTCGACCGATAAATCACAGGTGCTTATGATCCAATCTGCGGGACGAGGTGGCTGGGTGCTTCCCAAAGGTGGATGGGAAACAGATGAAGAAACTGCCCAACAAGCCGCTTGCAGAGAGGCCTGGGAAGAGGGCGGCATAATCTGCACAGTGCTCAGAGATCTGGGGATGATCCCTGACATGCGCCCCTCTACTCTACTGACGTCGCATGCACCCAAGGCATCTTACCAATTCTTTGAGGTCATCGTTGACCGTGAGGAAGCGCAATGGCCAGAAATGCATAAACGAAAGCGTCAATGGGTCTCTTATGCGCAAGCCGCAGCTGCTCTTGCGAGCCGTCCAGAGCTCTTAGAGGCATTGAATCGCAGCTCCATGAAACGGTAG
- a CDS encoding Arginyl-tRNA-protein transferase produces the protein MDSASYYTSSVSVRPAHYEELVNRGWRRSGTLYYKQNLQRSCCPHYTMRLEATAFKSRKDQRKAINRWNKFVLGPEYIRRAAYLCPKTREEKRHRKCNFDLLTAVHEAEYSNVKRPIDPKTKRYLEPAHRFEVNIEGDSVSQAKYELFLKYQTKVHKEDVSTWQQKDFKRFLCSGLKRSPADPKSTEKKLGSWHQCYRLDGKLIAVAVLDLMPSGVSSVYIFYDPDYEQWEFGKLSALREIALSIEGSYQYYYMGYYIHSCQKMRYKGSFKPQYILDPESYTWDPLDGELAKKLDERPYVSLSRDRRLAAEGTPESAGTEADAEINDDEVSLFDLRMPGVLSLEEVEPLDLDHWLLLVHGSFVHMIDLVGWETMPMDNPQSVKGIIAELAAVLGPKIVKESAVVLFD, from the exons ATGGATA GCGCGTCGTACTATACTAGCTCTGTATCAGTACGTCCCGCCCATTATGAGGAACTCGTCAACCGTGGGTGGAGACG ATCAGGGACGCTTTACTACAAGCAGAACCTGCAGAGATCATGTTGTCCGCACTATACGATGAG ACTTGAGGCAACAGCCTTCAAGTCGAGAAAGGACCAACGCAAAGCGATCAATCGCTGGAACAAATTCGTCCTGGGACCGGAATACATCCGAAGGGCAGCTTATCTGTGCCCAAAAACACGGGA AGAAAAGAGGCACCGGAAATGCAATTTCGATCTGCTCACAGCTGTTCACGAAGCTGAATACAGCAATGTGAAGCGGCCCATTGATCCCAAGACCAAGAGATACTTGGAACCTGCTCATCGATTTGAGGTCAACATAGAGGGGGATTCTGTATCTCAGGCAAA ATACGAGCTCTTCCTCAAATACCAGACCAAGGTCCACAAGGAAGACGTCTCCACTTGGCAGCAGAAGGACTTCAAACGGTTCCTCTGTTCGGGCCTGAAGCGTTCCCCGGCTGATCCTAAGTCTACTGAAAAGAAACTAGGATCATGGCATCAGTGCTACCGCCTGGACGGGAAACTCATAGCCGTTGCGGTCCTGGACTTGATGCCGAGTGGCGTGAGCTCTGTATATATCTT CTATGATCCCGACTACGAACAATGGGAATTCGGGAAACTCAGCGCCCTAAGGGAAATTGCCCTCTCTATTGAAGGTAGTTACCAGTATTACTACATGG GCTATTATATCCACTCGTGCCAGAAAATGCGTTACAAGGGATCCTTCAAGCCTCAGTACATCCTCG ACCCCGAAAGCTACACATGGGATCCGCTTGACGGCGAACTGGCAAAGAAGCTAGACGAACGTCCATACGTATCGCTCTCGCGTGACCGCCGTCTTGCGGCTGAAGGCACACCAGAGTCCGCCGGGACAGAGGCCGATGCCGAAatcaatgatgatgaggtaTCTCTCTTCGACCTGCGCATGCCCGGTGTCCTGTCTctggaggaagtggagcCTTTGGATTTGGACCACTGGCTACTCCTCGTCCATGGTAGTTTTGTTCATATGATT GACCTCGTGGGATGGGAGACGATGCCTATGGATAACCCCCAGTCGGTTAAAGGGATTATTGCTGAACTTGCCGCGGTGTTGGGGCCGAAAATTGTCAAGGAAAGTGCCGTCGTATTATTCGACTAA
- a CDS encoding putative calcineurin binding protein, whose amino-acid sequence MSGLTTSPPGSIPASPSSANQVSRSSRPALTLDLSNLPTMSQPTKPTNTLIITELSNILIFQPASLATLRAQLESIAPLNSFSPLPSLRRLICSFYTEEDALSVRKLLDGQLLEHNVRPRVYFGEPTPILDEESRRPKLLEAPHADKLFFISPPPSPPHGWVMRNEEPPNKEVHASDLATALAKLKTEQSGVYEGISQTCEPGTPMSMTSDKRTGSWPASMSGQRSRSSTLIYHPEDHGGSPNLPAVMVEDTSIMVDDLEMDMSPIEMPIRKAPPKTSRPPVELMC is encoded by the coding sequence ATGTCTGGACTCACCACATCTCCTCCGGGGTCAATTCCTGCCTCTCCCTCCAGCGCCAACCAGGTCTCTCGGTCATCTCGACCAGCCCTCACGCTTGATCTCTCCAATCTTCCAACAATGTCTCAACCAACCAAGCCAACAAAtaccctcatcatcaccgaaCTGAGCAACATTCTTATCTTCCAACCCGCCTCCCTCGCCACTCTCCGCGCACAACTTGAGTCCATCGCGCCCCTGAACTCATTCTCTCCACTCCCCTCTCTCCGCCGCCTCATCTGTTCTTTTTACACAGAAGAAGACGCCCTTAGTGTCCGGAAACTCCTTGACGGCCAACTCCTCGAGCACAACGTCCGCCCGAGAGTTTACTTCGGCGAACCCACCCCAATCCTAGACGAGGAATCCCGCCGCCCAAAGCTCCTGGAAGCCCCCCATGCCGAcaagctcttcttcatcagccCGCCACCCAGCCCCCCGCACGGATGGGTCATGCGCAACGAGGAACCCCCGAACAAGGAGGTGCACGCCAGTGATCTCGCCACCGCCTTGGCCAAGTTGAAGACCGAGCAATCCGGTGTCTACGAGGGTATCAGCCAGACCTGTGAACCCGGTACTCCGATGTCTATGACCTCCGATAAGCGCACGGGGAGCTGGCCCGCCTCTATGTCCGGACAgcgcagcagaagcagcacCCTTATCTACCACCCTGAAGACCACGGCGGAAGCCCTAACCTGCCTGCTGTTATGGTCGAAGATACGAGTATCATGGTGGACGATTTGGAAATGGATATGAGTCCCATTGAGATGCCGATCCGGAAGGCCCCGCCCAAGACCTCTCGGCCTCCTGTTGAATTGATGTGTTGA